One segment of Eriocheir sinensis breed Jianghai 21 chromosome 69, ASM2467909v1, whole genome shotgun sequence DNA contains the following:
- the LOC126988543 gene encoding uncharacterized protein LOC126988543 isoform X8, translating to MWSVYIVSQNLLLKMAINKFILCEINYGPFSAYYLLSIMPPYCFCFCLPSWCSSHFPHRAFDKVWHESYFPHRAFDKVWHEAHFPHRAFDKVWHESHFPHRAFDKVWHESHFPHRAFDKVWHESYFPHRAFDKVWHESHFPHRAFDKVWHEAHFPHRAFDKVWHESHFPHRAFDKVWHESRFPHRAFDKVWHESYFPHRAFDKVWHESHFPHRAFDKVWHESHFPHRAFDKVWHESIHSLPSSPSSILSAKTLKNRTHSYVSSKFQSLSFPSPQFSIFVFSLIIFFSSTSSSFLFLYFYFFSFCFSSFLFITQVTRLVIICSRLYVDYIAR from the exons atgtGGTCTGTTTACATTGTCAGCCAAAATTTGTTGTTGAAAATGGCCATCAACAAATTTATACTCTGTGAAATAAACTATGGACCTTTTTCTGCATATTATCTTTTGTCAATAATGCCGccatattgtttttgtttttgtttaccgaGTTGGTGTTCATCTCACTTCCCCCATAGAGCATTCGATAAGGTGTGGCACGAGTCTTACTTTCCCCATAGAGCTTTCGATAAGGTGTGGCACGAGGCTCACTTCCCCCATAGAGCTTTCGATAAG GTGTGGCACGAGTCTCACTTCCCCCATAGAGCTTTCGATAAGGTGTGGCACGAGTCTCACTTCCCCCATAGAGCTTTCGATAAGGTGTGGCACGAGTCTTACTTCCCCCATAGAGCATTCGATAAG GTGTGGCACGAGTCTCACTTCCCCCATAGAGCATTCGATAAG GTGTGGCACGAGGCTCACTTCCCCCATAGAGCTTTCGATAAG GTGTGGCACGAGTCTCACTTCCCCCATAGAGCTTTCGATAAG GTGTGGCACGAGTCTCGCTTCCCCCATAGAGCTTTCGATAAGGTGTGGCACGAGTCTTACTTCCCCCATAGAGCTTTCGATAAGGTGTGGCACGAGTCTCACTTCCCCCATAGAGCTTTCGATAAGGTGTGGCACGAGTCTCACTTCCCCCATAGAGCATTCGATAAGGTGTGGCACGAGTCTatacattccctcccttcctcaccttcatcGATCTTGAGCGCCAAAACACTGAAGAACAGAACCCACTCCTATGTTTCCAGTAAGTTCCAgtcattatcttttccttcccctcaattcTCCATATTTGTATTCTCCTtgatcatctttttctcctccacgtcctcctcctttttattcctatatttctacttcttctccttctgtttctcttcctttctctttattacaCAAGTGACAAGGCTTGTAATTATTTGTAGTAGATTGTACGTAGACTATATAGCGAGGTGA
- the LOC126988543 gene encoding uncharacterized protein LOC126988543 isoform X30, with protein MWSVYIVSQNLLLKMAINKFILCEINYGPFSAYYLLSIMPPYCFCFCLPSWCSSHFPHRAFDKVWHESYFPHRAFDKVWHEAHFPHRAFDKVWNESHFPHRAFDKVWHESYFPHRAFDKVWNESHFPHRAFDKVWHESHFPHRAFDKVWHESHFPHRAFDKVWHESHFPHRAFDKVWHESHFPHRAFDKVWHESHFPHRAFDKVWHESHFPHRAFDKVWHESIHSLPSSPSSILSAKTLKNRTHSYVSSKFQSLSFPSPQFSIFVFSLIIFFSSTSSSFLFLYFYFFSFCFSSFLFITQVTRLVIICSRLYVDYIAR; from the exons atgtGGTCTGTTTACATTGTCAGCCAAAATTTGTTGTTGAAAATGGCCATCAACAAATTTATACTCTGTGAAATAAACTATGGACCTTTTTCTGCATATTATCTTTTGTCAATAATGCCGccatattgtttttgtttttgtttaccgaGTTGGTGTTCATCTCACTTCCCCCATAGAGCATTCGATAAGGTGTGGCACGAGTCTTACTTTCCCCATAGAGCTTTCGATAAGGTGTGGCACGAGGCTCACTTCCCCCATAGAGCTTTCGATAAGGTGTGGAACGAGTCTCACTTCCCCCATAGAGCTTTCGATAAGGTGTGGCACGAGTCTTACTTCCCCCATAGAGCTTTCGATAAGGTGTGGAACGAGTCTCACTTCCCCCATAGAGCTTTCGATAAGGTGTGGCACGAGTCTCACTTCCCCCATAGAGCTTTCGATAAGGTGTGGCACGAGTCTCACTTCCCCCATAGAGCTTTCGATAAG GTGTGGCACGAGTCTCACTTCCCCCATAGAGCATTCGATAAG GTGTGGCACGAGTCTCACTTCCCCCATAGAGCTTTCGATAAG GTGTGGCACGAGTCTCACTTCCCCCATAGAGCTTTCGATAAGGTGTGGCACGAGTCTCACTTCCCCCATAGAGCATTCGATAAGGTGTGGCACGAGTCTatacattccctcccttcctcaccttcatcGATCTTGAGCGCCAAAACACTGAAGAACAGAACCCACTCCTATGTTTCCAGTAAGTTCCAgtcattatcttttccttcccctcaattcTCCATATTTGTATTCTCCTtgatcatctttttctcctccacgtcctcctcctttttattcctatatttctacttcttctccttctgtttctcttcctttctctttattacaCAAGTGACAAGGCTTGTAATTATTTGTAGTAGATTGTACGTAGACTATATAGCGAGGTGA
- the LOC126988543 gene encoding uncharacterized protein LOC126988543 isoform X37, translated as MWSVYIVSQNLLLKMAINKFILCEINYGPFSAYYLLSIMPPYCFCFCLPSWCSSHFPHRAFDKVWHESYFPHRAFDKVWHEAHFPHRAFDKVWNESHFPHRAFDKVWHESYFPHRAFDKVWNESHFPHRAFDKVWHESHFPHRAFDKVWHESHFPHRAFDKVWHESYFPHRAFDKVWHESHFPHRAFDKVWHESHFPHRAFDKVWHESIHSLPSSPSSILSAKTLKNRTHSYVSSKFQSLSFPSPQFSIFVFSLIIFFSSTSSSFLFLYFYFFSFCFSSFLFITQVTRLVIICSRLYVDYIAR; from the exons atgtGGTCTGTTTACATTGTCAGCCAAAATTTGTTGTTGAAAATGGCCATCAACAAATTTATACTCTGTGAAATAAACTATGGACCTTTTTCTGCATATTATCTTTTGTCAATAATGCCGccatattgtttttgtttttgtttaccgaGTTGGTGTTCATCTCACTTCCCCCATAGAGCATTCGATAAGGTGTGGCACGAGTCTTACTTTCCCCATAGAGCTTTCGATAAGGTGTGGCACGAGGCTCACTTCCCCCATAGAGCTTTCGATAAGGTGTGGAACGAGTCTCACTTCCCCCATAGAGCTTTCGATAAGGTGTGGCACGAGTCTTACTTCCCCCATAGAGCTTTCGATAAGGTGTGGAACGAGTCTCACTTCCCCCATAGAGCTTTCGATAAGGTGTGGCACGAGTCTCACTTCCCCCATAGAGCTTTCGATAAGGTGTGGCACGAGTCTCACTTCCCCCATAGAGCTTTCGATAAG GTGTGGCACGAGTCTTACTTCCCCCATAGAGCTTTCGATAAGGTGTGGCACGAGTCTCACTTCCCCCATAGAGCTTTCGATAAGGTGTGGCACGAGTCTCACTTCCCCCATAGAGCATTCGATAAGGTGTGGCACGAGTCTatacattccctcccttcctcaccttcatcGATCTTGAGCGCCAAAACACTGAAGAACAGAACCCACTCCTATGTTTCCAGTAAGTTCCAgtcattatcttttccttcccctcaattcTCCATATTTGTATTCTCCTtgatcatctttttctcctccacgtcctcctcctttttattcctatatttctacttcttctccttctgtttctcttcctttctctttattacaCAAGTGACAAGGCTTGTAATTATTTGTAGTAGATTGTACGTAGACTATATAGCGAGGTGA
- the LOC126988543 gene encoding uncharacterized protein LOC126988543 isoform X18: MWSVYIVSQNLLLKMAINKFILCEINYGPFSAYYLLSIMPPYCFCFCLPSWCSSHFPHRAFDKVWHESYFPHRAFDKVWHEAHFPHRAFDKVWHESHFPHRAFDKVWHESHFPHRAFDKVWHESHFPHRAFDKVWHEAHFPHRAFDKVWHESHFPHRAFDKVWHESRFPHRAFDKVWHESYFPHRAFDKVWHESHFPHRAFDKVWHESHFPHRAFDKVWHESIHSLPSSPSSILSAKTLKNRTHSYVSSKFQSLSFPSPQFSIFVFSLIIFFSSTSSSFLFLYFYFFSFCFSSFLFITQVTRLVIICSRLYVDYIAR; encoded by the exons atgtGGTCTGTTTACATTGTCAGCCAAAATTTGTTGTTGAAAATGGCCATCAACAAATTTATACTCTGTGAAATAAACTATGGACCTTTTTCTGCATATTATCTTTTGTCAATAATGCCGccatattgtttttgtttttgtttaccgaGTTGGTGTTCATCTCACTTCCCCCATAGAGCATTCGATAAGGTGTGGCACGAGTCTTACTTTCCCCATAGAGCTTTCGATAAGGTGTGGCACGAGGCTCACTTCCCCCATAGAGCTTTCGATAAG GTGTGGCACGAGTCTCACTTCCCCCATAGAGCTTTCGATAAGGTGTGGCACGAGTCTCACTTCCCCCATAGAGCTTTCGATAAG GTGTGGCACGAGTCTCACTTCCCCCATAGAGCATTCGATAAG GTGTGGCACGAGGCTCACTTCCCCCATAGAGCTTTCGATAAG GTGTGGCACGAGTCTCACTTCCCCCATAGAGCTTTCGATAAG GTGTGGCACGAGTCTCGCTTCCCCCATAGAGCTTTCGATAAGGTGTGGCACGAGTCTTACTTCCCCCATAGAGCTTTCGATAAGGTGTGGCACGAGTCTCACTTCCCCCATAGAGCTTTCGATAAGGTGTGGCACGAGTCTCACTTCCCCCATAGAGCATTCGATAAGGTGTGGCACGAGTCTatacattccctcccttcctcaccttcatcGATCTTGAGCGCCAAAACACTGAAGAACAGAACCCACTCCTATGTTTCCAGTAAGTTCCAgtcattatcttttccttcccctcaattcTCCATATTTGTATTCTCCTtgatcatctttttctcctccacgtcctcctcctttttattcctatatttctacttcttctccttctgtttctcttcctttctctttattacaCAAGTGACAAGGCTTGTAATTATTTGTAGTAGATTGTACGTAGACTATATAGCGAGGTGA
- the LOC126988543 gene encoding uncharacterized protein LOC126988543 isoform X27, with protein sequence MWSVYIVSQNLLLKMAINKFILCEINYGPFSAYYLLSIMPPYCFCFCLPSWCSSHFPHRAFDKVWHESYFPHRAFDKVWHEAHFPHRAFDKVWNESHFPHRAFDKVWHESYFPHRAFDKVWNESHFPHRAFDKVWHESHFPHRAFDKVWHEAHFPHRAFDKVWHESHFPHRAFDKVWHESYFPHRAFDKVWHESHFPHRAFDKVWHESHFPHRAFDKVWHESIHSLPSSPSSILSAKTLKNRTHSYVSSKFQSLSFPSPQFSIFVFSLIIFFSSTSSSFLFLYFYFFSFCFSSFLFITQVTRLVIICSRLYVDYIAR encoded by the exons atgtGGTCTGTTTACATTGTCAGCCAAAATTTGTTGTTGAAAATGGCCATCAACAAATTTATACTCTGTGAAATAAACTATGGACCTTTTTCTGCATATTATCTTTTGTCAATAATGCCGccatattgtttttgtttttgtttaccgaGTTGGTGTTCATCTCACTTCCCCCATAGAGCATTCGATAAGGTGTGGCACGAGTCTTACTTTCCCCATAGAGCTTTCGATAAGGTGTGGCACGAGGCTCACTTCCCCCATAGAGCTTTCGATAAGGTGTGGAACGAGTCTCACTTCCCCCATAGAGCTTTCGATAAGGTGTGGCACGAGTCTTACTTCCCCCATAGAGCTTTCGATAAGGTGTGGAACGAGTCTCACTTCCCCCATAGAGCTTTCGATAAGGTGTGGCACGAGTCTCACTTCCCCCATAGAGCTTTCGATAAG GTGTGGCACGAGGCTCACTTCCCCCATAGAGCTTTCGATAAG GTGTGGCACGAGTCTCACTTCCCCCATAGAGCTTTCGATAAG GTGTGGCACGAGTCTTACTTCCCCCATAGAGCTTTCGATAAGGTGTGGCACGAGTCTCACTTCCCCCATAGAGCTTTCGATAAGGTGTGGCACGAGTCTCACTTCCCCCATAGAGCATTCGATAAGGTGTGGCACGAGTCTatacattccctcccttcctcaccttcatcGATCTTGAGCGCCAAAACACTGAAGAACAGAACCCACTCCTATGTTTCCAGTAAGTTCCAgtcattatcttttccttcccctcaattcTCCATATTTGTATTCTCCTtgatcatctttttctcctccacgtcctcctcctttttattcctatatttctacttcttctccttctgtttctcttcctttctctttattacaCAAGTGACAAGGCTTGTAATTATTTGTAGTAGATTGTACGTAGACTATATAGCGAGGTGA
- the LOC126988543 gene encoding uncharacterized protein LOC126988543 isoform X24 has protein sequence MWSVYIVSQNLLLKMAINKFILCEINYGPFSAYYLLSIMPPYCFCFCLPSWCSSHFPHRAFDKVWHESYFPHRAFDKVWHEAHFPHRAFDKVWHESHFPHRAFDKVWHESYFPHRAFDKVWHESHFPHRAFDKVWHEAHFPHRAFDKVWHESHFPHRAFDKVWHESRFPHRAFDKVWHESYFPHRAFDKVWHESHFPHRAFDKVWHESHFPHRAFDKVWHESIHSLPSSPSSILSAKTLKNRTHSYVSSKFQSLSFPSPQFSIFVFSLIIFFSSTSSSFLFLYFYFFSFCFSSFLFITQVTRLVIICSRLYVDYIAR, from the exons atgtGGTCTGTTTACATTGTCAGCCAAAATTTGTTGTTGAAAATGGCCATCAACAAATTTATACTCTGTGAAATAAACTATGGACCTTTTTCTGCATATTATCTTTTGTCAATAATGCCGccatattgtttttgtttttgtttaccgaGTTGGTGTTCATCTCACTTCCCCCATAGAGCATTCGATAAGGTGTGGCACGAGTCTTACTTTCCCCATAGAGCTTTCGATAAGGTGTGGCACGAGGCTCACTTCCCCCATAGAGCTTTCGATAAG GTGTGGCACGAGTCTCACTTCCCCCATAGAGCTTTCGATAAGGTGTGGCACGAGTCTTACTTCCCCCATAGAGCATTCGATAAG GTGTGGCACGAGTCTCACTTCCCCCATAGAGCATTCGATAAG GTGTGGCACGAGGCTCACTTCCCCCATAGAGCTTTCGATAAG GTGTGGCACGAGTCTCACTTCCCCCATAGAGCTTTCGATAAG GTGTGGCACGAGTCTCGCTTCCCCCATAGAGCTTTCGATAAGGTGTGGCACGAGTCTTACTTCCCCCATAGAGCTTTCGATAAGGTGTGGCACGAGTCTCACTTCCCCCATAGAGCTTTCGATAAGGTGTGGCACGAGTCTCACTTCCCCCATAGAGCATTCGATAAGGTGTGGCACGAGTCTatacattccctcccttcctcaccttcatcGATCTTGAGCGCCAAAACACTGAAGAACAGAACCCACTCCTATGTTTCCAGTAAGTTCCAgtcattatcttttccttcccctcaattcTCCATATTTGTATTCTCCTtgatcatctttttctcctccacgtcctcctcctttttattcctatatttctacttcttctccttctgtttctcttcctttctctttattacaCAAGTGACAAGGCTTGTAATTATTTGTAGTAGATTGTACGTAGACTATATAGCGAGGTGA
- the LOC126988543 gene encoding uncharacterized protein LOC126988543 isoform X44: MWSVYIVSQNLLLKMAINKFILCEINYGPFSAYYLLSIMPPYCFCFCLPSWCSSHFPHRAFDKVWHESYFPHRAFDKVWHEAHFPHRAFDKVWNESHFPHRAFDKVWHESYFPHRAFDKVWNESHFPHRAFDKVWHESHFPHRAFDKVWHEAHFPHRAFDKVWHESYFPHRAFDKVWHESHFPHRAFDKVWHESHFPHRAFDKVWHESIHSLPSSPSSILSAKTLKNRTHSYVSSKFQSLSFPSPQFSIFVFSLIIFFSSTSSSFLFLYFYFFSFCFSSFLFITQVTRLVIICSRLYVDYIAR; encoded by the exons atgtGGTCTGTTTACATTGTCAGCCAAAATTTGTTGTTGAAAATGGCCATCAACAAATTTATACTCTGTGAAATAAACTATGGACCTTTTTCTGCATATTATCTTTTGTCAATAATGCCGccatattgtttttgtttttgtttaccgaGTTGGTGTTCATCTCACTTCCCCCATAGAGCATTCGATAAGGTGTGGCACGAGTCTTACTTTCCCCATAGAGCTTTCGATAAGGTGTGGCACGAGGCTCACTTCCCCCATAGAGCTTTCGATAAGGTGTGGAACGAGTCTCACTTCCCCCATAGAGCTTTCGATAAGGTGTGGCACGAGTCTTACTTCCCCCATAGAGCTTTCGATAAGGTGTGGAACGAGTCTCACTTCCCCCATAGAGCTTTCGATAAGGTGTGGCACGAGTCTCACTTCCCCCATAGAGCTTTCGATAAG GTGTGGCACGAGGCTCACTTCCCCCATAGAGCTTTCGATAAG GTGTGGCACGAGTCTTACTTCCCCCATAGAGCTTTCGATAAGGTGTGGCACGAGTCTCACTTCCCCCATAGAGCTTTCGATAAGGTGTGGCACGAGTCTCACTTCCCCCATAGAGCATTCGATAAGGTGTGGCACGAGTCTatacattccctcccttcctcaccttcatcGATCTTGAGCGCCAAAACACTGAAGAACAGAACCCACTCCTATGTTTCCAGTAAGTTCCAgtcattatcttttccttcccctcaattcTCCATATTTGTATTCTCCTtgatcatctttttctcctccacgtcctcctcctttttattcctatatttctacttcttctccttctgtttctcttcctttctctttattacaCAAGTGACAAGGCTTGTAATTATTTGTAGTAGATTGTACGTAGACTATATAGCGAGGTGA
- the LOC126988543 gene encoding uncharacterized protein LOC126988543 isoform X41, whose product MWSVYIVSQNLLLKMAINKFILCEINYGPFSAYYLLSIMPPYCFCFCLPSWCSSHFPHRAFDKVWHESYFPHRAFDKVWHEAHFPHRAFDKVWHESHFPHRAFDKVWHESHFPHRAFDKVWHEAHFPHRAFDKVWHESHFPHRAFDKVWHESRFPHRAFDKVWHESYFPHRAFDKVWHESHFPHRAFDKVWHESHFPHRAFDKVWHESIHSLPSSPSSILSAKTLKNRTHSYVSSKFQSLSFPSPQFSIFVFSLIIFFSSTSSSFLFLYFYFFSFCFSSFLFITQVTRLVIICSRLYVDYIAR is encoded by the exons atgtGGTCTGTTTACATTGTCAGCCAAAATTTGTTGTTGAAAATGGCCATCAACAAATTTATACTCTGTGAAATAAACTATGGACCTTTTTCTGCATATTATCTTTTGTCAATAATGCCGccatattgtttttgtttttgtttaccgaGTTGGTGTTCATCTCACTTCCCCCATAGAGCATTCGATAAGGTGTGGCACGAGTCTTACTTTCCCCATAGAGCTTTCGATAAGGTGTGGCACGAGGCTCACTTCCCCCATAGAGCTTTCGATAAG GTGTGGCACGAGTCTCACTTCCCCCATAGAGCTTTCGATAAG GTGTGGCACGAGTCTCACTTCCCCCATAGAGCATTCGATAAG GTGTGGCACGAGGCTCACTTCCCCCATAGAGCTTTCGATAAG GTGTGGCACGAGTCTCACTTCCCCCATAGAGCTTTCGATAAG GTGTGGCACGAGTCTCGCTTCCCCCATAGAGCTTTCGATAAGGTGTGGCACGAGTCTTACTTCCCCCATAGAGCTTTCGATAAGGTGTGGCACGAGTCTCACTTCCCCCATAGAGCTTTCGATAAGGTGTGGCACGAGTCTCACTTCCCCCATAGAGCATTCGATAAGGTGTGGCACGAGTCTatacattccctcccttcctcaccttcatcGATCTTGAGCGCCAAAACACTGAAGAACAGAACCCACTCCTATGTTTCCAGTAAGTTCCAgtcattatcttttccttcccctcaattcTCCATATTTGTATTCTCCTtgatcatctttttctcctccacgtcctcctcctttttattcctatatttctacttcttctccttctgtttctcttcctttctctttattacaCAAGTGACAAGGCTTGTAATTATTTGTAGTAGATTGTACGTAGACTATATAGCGAGGTGA
- the LOC126988543 gene encoding uncharacterized protein LOC126988543 isoform X45, with product MWSVYIVSQNLLLKMAINKFILCEINYGPFSAYYLLSIMPPYCFCFCLPSWCSSHFPHRAFDKVWHESYFPHRAFDKVWHEAHFPHRAFDKVWNESHFPHRAFDKVWHESYFPHRAFDKVWNESHFPHRAFDKVWHESHFPHRAFDKVWHESHFPHRAFDKVWHESYFPHRAFDKVWHESHFPHRAFDKVWHESHFPHRAFDKVWHESIHSLPSSPSSILSAKTLKNRTHSYVSSKFQSLSFPSPQFSIFVFSLIIFFSSTSSSFLFLYFYFFSFCFSSFLFITQVTRLVIICSRLYVDYIAR from the exons atgtGGTCTGTTTACATTGTCAGCCAAAATTTGTTGTTGAAAATGGCCATCAACAAATTTATACTCTGTGAAATAAACTATGGACCTTTTTCTGCATATTATCTTTTGTCAATAATGCCGccatattgtttttgtttttgtttaccgaGTTGGTGTTCATCTCACTTCCCCCATAGAGCATTCGATAAGGTGTGGCACGAGTCTTACTTTCCCCATAGAGCTTTCGATAAGGTGTGGCACGAGGCTCACTTCCCCCATAGAGCTTTCGATAAGGTGTGGAACGAGTCTCACTTCCCCCATAGAGCTTTCGATAAGGTGTGGCACGAGTCTTACTTCCCCCATAGAGCTTTCGATAAGGTGTGGAACGAGTCTCACTTCCCCCATAGAGCTTTCGATAAGGTGTGGCACGAGTCTCACTTCCCCCATAGAGCTTTCGATAAG GTGTGGCACGAGTCTCACTTCCCCCATAGAGCATTCGATAAG GTGTGGCACGAGTCTTACTTCCCCCATAGAGCTTTCGATAAGGTGTGGCACGAGTCTCACTTCCCCCATAGAGCTTTCGATAAGGTGTGGCACGAGTCTCACTTCCCCCATAGAGCATTCGATAAGGTGTGGCACGAGTCTatacattccctcccttcctcaccttcatcGATCTTGAGCGCCAAAACACTGAAGAACAGAACCCACTCCTATGTTTCCAGTAAGTTCCAgtcattatcttttccttcccctcaattcTCCATATTTGTATTCTCCTtgatcatctttttctcctccacgtcctcctcctttttattcctatatttctacttcttctccttctgtttctcttcctttctctttattacaCAAGTGACAAGGCTTGTAATTATTTGTAGTAGATTGTACGTAGACTATATAGCGAGGTGA
- the LOC126988543 gene encoding uncharacterized protein LOC126988543 isoform X36, producing MWSVYIVSQNLLLKMAINKFILCEINYGPFSAYYLLSIMPPYCFCFCLPSWCSSHFPHRAFDKVWHESYFPHRAFDKVWHEAHFPHRAFDKVWHESHFPHRAFDKVWHESHFPHRAFDKVWHEAHFPHRAFDKVWHESHFPHRAFDKVWHESRFPHRAFDKVWHESYFPHRAFDKVWHESHFPHRAFDKVWHESHFPHRAFDKVWHESIHSLPSSPSSILSAKTLKNRTHSYVSSKFQSLSFPSPQFSIFVFSLIIFFSSTSSSFLFLYFYFFSFCFSSFLFITQVTRLVIICSRLYVDYIAR from the exons atgtGGTCTGTTTACATTGTCAGCCAAAATTTGTTGTTGAAAATGGCCATCAACAAATTTATACTCTGTGAAATAAACTATGGACCTTTTTCTGCATATTATCTTTTGTCAATAATGCCGccatattgtttttgtttttgtttaccgaGTTGGTGTTCATCTCACTTCCCCCATAGAGCATTCGATAAGGTGTGGCACGAGTCTTACTTTCCCCATAGAGCTTTCGATAAGGTGTGGCACGAGGCTCACTTCCCCCATAGAGCTTTCGATAAG GTGTGGCACGAGTCTCACTTCCCCCATAGAGCTTTCGATAAGGTGTGGCACGAGTCTCACTTCCCCCATAGAGCTTTCGATAAG GTGTGGCACGAGGCTCACTTCCCCCATAGAGCTTTCGATAAG GTGTGGCACGAGTCTCACTTCCCCCATAGAGCTTTCGATAAG GTGTGGCACGAGTCTCGCTTCCCCCATAGAGCTTTCGATAAGGTGTGGCACGAGTCTTACTTCCCCCATAGAGCTTTCGATAAGGTGTGGCACGAGTCTCACTTCCCCCATAGAGCTTTCGATAAGGTGTGGCACGAGTCTCACTTCCCCCATAGAGCATTCGATAAGGTGTGGCACGAGTCTatacattccctcccttcctcaccttcatcGATCTTGAGCGCCAAAACACTGAAGAACAGAACCCACTCCTATGTTTCCAGTAAGTTCCAgtcattatcttttccttcccctcaattcTCCATATTTGTATTCTCCTtgatcatctttttctcctccacgtcctcctcctttttattcctatatttctacttcttctccttctgtttctcttcctttctctttattacaCAAGTGACAAGGCTTGTAATTATTTGTAGTAGATTGTACGTAGACTATATAGCGAGGTGA
- the LOC126988543 gene encoding uncharacterized protein LOC126988543 isoform X28: MWSVYIVSQNLLLKMAINKFILCEINYGPFSAYYLLSIMPPYCFCFCLPSWCSSHFPHRAFDKVWHESYFPHRAFDKVWHEAHFPHRAFDKVWNESHFPHRAFDKVWHESYFPHRAFDKVWNESHFPHRAFDKVWHESHFPHRAFDKVWHESHFPHRAFDKVWHEAHFPHRAFDKVWHESHFPHRAFDKVWHESHFPHRAFDKVWHESHFPHRAFDKVWHESIHSLPSSPSSILSAKTLKNRTHSYVSSKFQSLSFPSPQFSIFVFSLIIFFSSTSSSFLFLYFYFFSFCFSSFLFITQVTRLVIICSRLYVDYIAR; the protein is encoded by the exons atgtGGTCTGTTTACATTGTCAGCCAAAATTTGTTGTTGAAAATGGCCATCAACAAATTTATACTCTGTGAAATAAACTATGGACCTTTTTCTGCATATTATCTTTTGTCAATAATGCCGccatattgtttttgtttttgtttaccgaGTTGGTGTTCATCTCACTTCCCCCATAGAGCATTCGATAAGGTGTGGCACGAGTCTTACTTTCCCCATAGAGCTTTCGATAAGGTGTGGCACGAGGCTCACTTCCCCCATAGAGCTTTCGATAAGGTGTGGAACGAGTCTCACTTCCCCCATAGAGCTTTCGATAAGGTGTGGCACGAGTCTTACTTCCCCCATAGAGCTTTCGATAAGGTGTGGAACGAGTCTCACTTCCCCCATAGAGCTTTCGATAAGGTGTGGCACGAGTCTCACTTCCCCCATAGAGCTTTCGATAAGGTGTGGCACGAGTCTCACTTCCCCCATAGAGCTTTCGATAAG GTGTGGCACGAGGCTCACTTCCCCCATAGAGCTTTCGATAAG GTGTGGCACGAGTCTCACTTCCCCCATAGAGCTTTCGATAAG GTGTGGCACGAGTCTCACTTCCCCCATAGAGCTTTCGATAAGGTGTGGCACGAGTCTCACTTCCCCCATAGAGCATTCGATAAGGTGTGGCACGAGTCTatacattccctcccttcctcaccttcatcGATCTTGAGCGCCAAAACACTGAAGAACAGAACCCACTCCTATGTTTCCAGTAAGTTCCAgtcattatcttttccttcccctcaattcTCCATATTTGTATTCTCCTtgatcatctttttctcctccacgtcctcctcctttttattcctatatttctacttcttctccttctgtttctcttcctttctctttattacaCAAGTGACAAGGCTTGTAATTATTTGTAGTAGATTGTACGTAGACTATATAGCGAGGTGA